In a single window of the Megalobrama amblycephala isolate DHTTF-2021 linkage group LG3, ASM1881202v1, whole genome shotgun sequence genome:
- the LOC125264304 gene encoding C-type mannose receptor 2-like, producing the protein MEQTLYFILLLIALCSVSECVQRQYHFINVNKTWTEAQRYCRENYTDLATVDNMNDMNELRKSVNNERIWIGLQRTGVGKWQWSSGDPALYLNWAPTQPDNGEERCAVMMNGQWGDCTCSNSFTFICSSSNNMNTGLVFVNQMKNWREAQSYCRQKHIDLVSVRNQNENQQLQKFITDHHISGDVWIGLFRDSWQWSDQSNSSFRYWNASQPNNVGENQNCAEIYPNTQGQWNDYFCNYQFPFVCHEDKLILIKEKLTWSEALRYCRQNNVDLVSVHSEEIQRRVMNVIKQASTEAVWLGLHNYCLMNMWLWLSGEIVCYQNWAPGNGVEPENCNLEKRKGAVQSGGDQRWISLPESHKLNFICSRY; encoded by the exons ATGGAGCAAACTCTATATTTCATTCTTCTTCTCATTG ctctctgCTCCGTATCTGAATGTGTTCAGCGTCAGTATCACTTTATAAACGTGAACAAGACCTGGACTGAAGCTCAGAGATACTGCAGAGAGAATTACACAGATCTGGCCACCGTTGACAACATGAACGACATGAACGAGCTGAGGAAGAGTGTGAATAATGAACGTATCTGGATTGGGCTGCAGAGGACGGGTGTTGGTAAATGGCAGTGGTCTTCAGGTGATCCTGCGCTCTATCTGAACTGGGCTCCTACACAACCTGATAATGGAGAAGAGAGGTGTGCTGTGATGATGAATGGACAATGGGGAGATTGCACATGTAGTAACAGCTTCACTTTCATCTGCAGTTCATCTAACAACA TGAACACAGGACTCGTCTTTGTCAATCAGATGAAGAATTGGAGAGAAGCTCAGAGTTACTGCAGACAGAAACACATTGATCTGGTCAGTGTGAGGAACCAGAATGAGAATCAACAGCTTCAGAAGTTCATCACTGATCATCACATATCTGGTGATGTCTGGATCGGTCTGTTCAGAGACTCATGGCAGTGGTCAGATCAGAGTAACTCCTCATTCAGATACTGGAATGCTAGTCAACCTAATAATGTTGGAGAAAATCAAAACTGTGCAGAGATTTATCCGAACACTCAGGGACAATGGAATGACTACTTTTGCAACTACCAGTTTCCTTTTGTGTGTCATGAAG ATAAACTGATTCTGATCAAAGAGAAGCTGACGTGGTCTGAAGCTCTGAGATACTGCAGACAGAATaatgtggatctggtctcgGTTCATTCAGAGGAGATTCAGCGTCGTGTGATGAATGTGATTAAACAGGCGTCTACTGAGGCGGTGTGGTTGGGTTTACACAACTACTGCCTTATGAACATGTGGCTCTGGTTGAGCGGAGAGATCGTGTGCTATCAGAACTGGGCTCCAGGGAACGGAGTAGAACCGGAAAACTGCAACCTCGAGAAGAGAAAAGGAGCAGTTCAGTCTGGAGGAGATCAGCGCTGGATCAGCCTTCCTGAATCTCACAAACTCAACTTCATCTGCAGcagatattaa